A stretch of Clostridia bacterium DNA encodes these proteins:
- a CDS encoding MarR family transcriptional regulator — protein MNFSIEIPRKISLAYSKVCKPLCKELGLSQTAFDILMFLGNNPKYKNARDIVEIRHIKANLVSVNVERLVQEGYLTRQAVEGDRRKTELLCTKKAKPIIERGQQLQKMFFEKLFVHIDDNMRKAFEEVMQVISKNSDEILEEKE, from the coding sequence ATGAACTTCAGTATTGAAATCCCCAGAAAAATTTCACTTGCATACAGTAAAGTGTGTAAGCCACTTTGTAAAGAACTGGGTTTGTCGCAAACTGCATTTGATATTCTGATGTTTCTTGGAAATAATCCGAAATACAAAAATGCAAGAGATATTGTAGAGATACGCCATATCAAAGCAAATCTGGTATCGGTAAATGTTGAACGTCTGGTTCAGGAAGGCTATTTGACAAGACAGGCTGTAGAAGGTGACAGGCGTAAAACAGAATTACTGTGTACAAAGAAAGCCAAACCAATCATAGAACGAGGTCAGCAATTGCAAAAAATGTTTTTTGAAAAGCTGTTTGTCCATATTGATGATAATATGAGGAAAGCTTTTGAAGAAGTTATGCAGGTTATCAGTAAAAATTCAGATGAAATTTTGGAGGAAAAAGAATAA
- a CDS encoding phage tail family protein: MFYTLILENEAGQKIGLSKTANRYMFSKIKGLDPPTGTISTSNYAGMNGSYLNNAFIEKRNIVITFQMRGFDVELRRHELYRVVKPSRYIKIYYSTKNISVYAEGIVETCEVENFEKLTNGQISILCPDIYWYSTETQIAEYSRVRGAFHFVCPDNDEPFPIGAYNTQDMMTINNSGDEVGFTLEISGGPAKNPTIYNALTDEYMQISGDIQKGDVITITTKTGNKTVLLEREGVVTNIINRLVSGSTWLNLKTGENKFYVTASEGLNRIKVRLIHRNAYLGV; encoded by the coding sequence TTGTTCTACACTTTAATTCTTGAAAACGAAGCAGGTCAAAAAATCGGCCTGTCCAAAACTGCAAACCGATATATGTTCTCCAAAATCAAAGGACTTGATCCGCCAACAGGAACAATCAGCACTTCAAATTATGCAGGAATGAACGGCAGCTATCTGAATAACGCATTCATCGAAAAGCGGAACATCGTCATTACCTTTCAGATGCGTGGCTTTGATGTGGAACTTCGCAGGCATGAACTATATCGTGTGGTCAAGCCGTCACGCTACATCAAGATATACTACTCCACAAAAAATATTTCTGTGTATGCTGAGGGTATTGTGGAAACCTGCGAGGTGGAGAATTTTGAAAAGCTGACCAATGGGCAGATTTCCATTCTCTGTCCCGATATTTACTGGTACTCCACTGAAACGCAGATTGCAGAATATTCCCGTGTCAGAGGTGCATTTCATTTTGTCTGTCCTGACAATGATGAGCCTTTTCCGATTGGTGCATATAATACGCAGGATATGATGACCATCAATAACAGCGGTGATGAGGTCGGATTCACCCTTGAAATCAGCGGAGGACCTGCGAAAAATCCGACTATTTACAACGCTCTGACGGACGAATATATGCAGATTTCAGGCGATATTCAAAAGGGAGATGTTATCACCATAACTACAAAAACGGGCAACAAAACCGTTCTTCTGGAGCGTGAGGGCGTTGTGACCAACATCATCAACCGCCTTGTTTCCGGGTCAACCTGGCTGAATCTGAAAACGGGCGAAAACAAATTTTATGTGACGGCATCGGAGGGACTGAACCGCATCAAAGTTCGCCTGATACACCGAAATGCGTACTTAGGGGTGTGA
- a CDS encoding transposase, with amino-acid sequence MYKKSASQIRMDDAVFKMKQIRLPKDNRWVQIADLVPWWEYEDAYASRLKNPDNGRRAYSVRTALGALLIKATLNLSDRETVQMIAENPAMQYLVDVEISYGEQPFTASTMVYFRDRLSSELIEKVNEDLVIQTVQLAREKETKSTDDENLDKGDTPEP; translated from the coding sequence ATGTATAAAAAATCAGCAAGCCAAATACGTATGGATGATGCCGTTTTTAAGATGAAACAAATCAGATTACCAAAGGATAATCGCTGGGTTCAAATCGCCGATCTCGTTCCCTGGTGGGAGTACGAAGATGCATACGCAAGTCGGTTGAAGAACCCAGACAATGGCAGACGGGCGTACTCTGTCCGAACGGCACTTGGCGCACTTCTCATAAAGGCAACACTAAATCTGAGCGACAGAGAAACTGTACAAATGATTGCAGAAAACCCAGCGATGCAGTATCTTGTAGACGTTGAAATCAGCTATGGTGAACAACCTTTTACAGCGAGTACAATGGTTTATTTTAGAGATCGTTTATCCAGCGAACTGATTGAAAAAGTCAATGAAGATCTTGTTATCCAAACGGTGCAGCTTGCAAGAGAAAAGGAAACAAAATCAACTGATGATGAAAATCTAGACAAAGGAGATACGCCTGAACCCTAA
- a CDS encoding transposase: protein MAKPRTYRNNARKDFLGLELQRKKGIAAIQKSIGEQLSYINRDLKIVDYYIEQSPERLELLSSRFKENLKIIRTIYIQQKQMYENQTHRVDDRIVSIAHPYVRPIIRGKAGQSVEFGVKLLISVVDGYVLIDYMSFDNFNEGIYLIQSVELYYKRFGHYPEAIQADTIFRNRRNRTWLKKRGIRLSGPCLGRKPKDPEKLKERRITERNDAAIRNQVEGAFGVLKRRFGLDLVKERSEESIRTTIALTVLTKNIHQMLAVISVQNSAILIFFRRPSDSELDLPVDKVIDRIA from the coding sequence ATGGCGAAACCACGTACATATAGAAATAATGCTCGCAAAGATTTTCTTGGTCTTGAACTTCAAAGGAAAAAAGGAATCGCAGCAATTCAAAAATCTATTGGTGAGCAACTCAGTTACATAAACAGAGATTTGAAAATTGTGGATTATTATATTGAACAAAGTCCAGAACGCCTAGAACTACTGAGTTCACGCTTTAAAGAAAACCTCAAGATAATTCGAACGATCTACATTCAACAAAAACAGATGTATGAAAATCAAACACATCGAGTAGATGATCGAATTGTGAGTATAGCCCATCCATACGTTCGTCCTATCATTAGGGGCAAAGCTGGCCAGAGTGTTGAGTTTGGTGTAAAACTACTCATCAGTGTAGTCGATGGTTATGTTCTTATAGACTACATGAGTTTTGATAACTTTAACGAAGGGATATATCTGATCCAATCCGTTGAGCTGTATTACAAGCGATTTGGTCATTATCCAGAAGCTATTCAAGCAGATACAATATTTCGCAATCGGAGAAATCGAACTTGGCTAAAAAAACGCGGTATACGGCTGTCTGGGCCATGTTTGGGACGTAAACCCAAGGATCCAGAAAAGTTAAAAGAGCGACGTATCACAGAGCGCAATGATGCAGCCATTAGGAATCAAGTAGAGGGTGCTTTTGGGGTGCTCAAACGCAGATTCGGTCTTGATCTTGTAAAAGAACGATCTGAAGAATCCATAAGAACAACAATTGCACTTACAGTCCTTACCAAGAACATCCATCAGATGCTCGCGGTGATCTCTGTGCAAAATTCGGCGATTTTGATCTTTTTCAGACGTCCGTCGGACTCGGAACTTGATTTGCCTGTGGATAAAGTTATAGATAGGATTGCTTAA